From one uncultured Bacteroides sp. genomic stretch:
- a CDS encoding DUF1573 domain-containing protein: MKKIFFLVVMFVLSVGYASAQSQAEIKFDTTTHDFGTFSENNPIVSCVFTFTNTGDAPLVIHQAVASCGCTVPDYTKEPIQPGKKGSVKVTYNGTGKYPGHFKKSITLRTNAKTEMMRLYIEGEMTPKDAK; this comes from the coding sequence ATGAAGAAAATATTTTTTCTAGTTGTTATGTTTGTTTTGAGTGTAGGCTACGCAAGCGCACAAAGTCAAGCCGAAATTAAATTTGATACCACTACACATGACTTCGGAACCTTCTCGGAGAATAACCCGATAGTAAGTTGTGTATTTACATTTACCAATACCGGTGATGCGCCGCTGGTTATTCATCAGGCGGTAGCTTCATGCGGATGTACTGTGCCCGATTATACAAAAGAGCCTATACAACCAGGAAAAAAAGGTTCCGTCAAAGTAACTTATAACGGTACTGGTAAATATCCGGGCCATTTCAAAAAGTCAATTACACTACGCACAAATGCTAAAACAGAAATGATGCGCCTGTATATTGAAGGAGAAATGACACCAAAAGACGCCAAATAA
- a CDS encoding aldose epimerase family protein, producing the protein MKKRVLFQFLLLVSLLFSACDENNGITLSGLKVRDFQTDVNDQLTDLYVLKNKAGMEVCVTNYGARVVSIMVPDRYGKMEDVVCGFDNIAKYMENKQNFGAVMGRYIGRILNANFTLDSVNYRLMANTGVHCSHGGDPGFASRIWQAEKLDDNTLRLSYFSPDGENGFPGNLSTQVIYSVTDKNELDIRYEAETDKPTVINLSNHCFFNLSGDFSTTILDEMLTVNADSYTPYDSTKCVTGEILPVTGTPLDFTSAHRIGERIDTDWMQLNVTKGYDHNWVLNTKGDDTKPAARLVDGQSGRTLDIYTNEPGLQIYTANGLKGNLVGKRKKVYESRCAICLEAQHFADSPNKPQFPSTVLRPGEKYDSHCIFRFGVL; encoded by the coding sequence ATGAAAAAAAGAGTTTTATTTCAATTTCTTCTGCTTGTTTCTTTACTGTTTTCTGCCTGTGATGAAAATAATGGAATTACGCTTTCGGGGCTTAAAGTCCGAGATTTCCAAACGGATGTAAATGATCAGTTGACCGATCTTTATGTATTGAAAAACAAGGCCGGTATGGAGGTATGTGTTACTAATTATGGTGCCAGAGTTGTTTCTATTATGGTACCGGACAGATATGGAAAGATGGAAGATGTGGTTTGTGGCTTTGATAATATAGCGAAATATATGGAGAATAAGCAGAACTTCGGTGCTGTGATGGGACGATATATCGGACGCATTTTAAATGCTAATTTTACTCTCGATTCGGTAAATTATCGTTTGATGGCCAATACGGGAGTGCATTGTTCTCACGGAGGAGATCCCGGATTTGCTTCCCGAATATGGCAGGCCGAAAAGTTAGACGATAATACCTTGCGATTAAGTTATTTCTCTCCCGATGGAGAGAATGGTTTTCCCGGTAACCTTAGCACTCAAGTGATTTATTCCGTAACTGATAAAAATGAGTTGGATATTCGCTATGAAGCAGAAACGGATAAGCCAACAGTCATTAATCTCTCCAATCATTGTTTTTTTAATCTTTCGGGCGATTTCAGTACCACAATACTTGATGAGATGCTTACCGTTAATGCCGATAGCTATACGCCGTATGATTCGACAAAATGCGTTACCGGAGAAATTCTTCCTGTAACGGGAACTCCGCTTGATTTTACCTCTGCACATCGTATTGGCGAACGGATTGACACGGACTGGATGCAACTTAATGTTACAAAGGGTTACGATCATAACTGGGTACTTAACACCAAAGGAGATGATACAAAGCCGGCTGCCCGACTGGTTGATGGGCAGAGCGGGCGCACGCTGGATATTTATACCAATGAACCGGGGTTGCAGATTTACACAGCCAATGGTTTAAAAGGAAACTTAGTAGGCAAAAGAAAAAAGGTTTATGAGAGTCGTTGTGCTATTTGCCTGGAAGCCCAACATTTTGCCGATAGCCCTAATAAACCACAGTTCCCTTCTACTGTGTTGCGTCCGGGTGAGAAGTATGACAGCCACTGCATCTTTCGTTTCGGAGTGCTATAG
- the yihA gene encoding ribosome biogenesis GTP-binding protein YihA/YsxC translates to MEITSAEFVISNTDVEKCPTGTLPEYAFIGRSNVGKSSLINMLTARKGLAMTSATPGKTMLINHFLINQNWFLVDLPGYGYARRGVKGQDQIRTIIEDYILEREQMTNLFLLIDSRLEPQKIDIEFMEWLGENDVPFSIVFTKTDKLKGGKMRGNINMYLRKLRLQWEELPPYFISSAETRLGRDEILSYIENINNQLNSK, encoded by the coding sequence ATGGAAATAACGAGTGCTGAATTTGTAATAAGTAACACTGATGTCGAAAAGTGTCCGACCGGAACATTACCGGAATATGCCTTTATCGGCCGTTCAAATGTTGGTAAATCCAGCCTGATAAATATGCTCACCGCCCGCAAAGGATTGGCCATGACATCGGCTACGCCGGGAAAGACGATGCTAATTAATCATTTTCTGATCAATCAAAACTGGTTTCTTGTCGATCTTCCCGGATATGGATATGCCCGACGCGGAGTAAAGGGGCAAGACCAAATACGTACAATTATTGAAGATTACATCTTGGAACGAGAACAGATGACAAATCTCTTTTTACTGATTGACAGCCGTTTAGAACCACAGAAAATAGACATCGAATTTATGGAATGGCTTGGCGAAAACGACGTTCCGTTTTCGATCGTATTTACAAAGACCGATAAACTAAAAGGTGGTAAAATGCGTGGCAATATAAACATGTACTTGCGCAAGCTGCGCCTGCAATGGGAAGAATTACCACCCTATTTCATCTCTTCTGCCGAAACCAGGTTGGGAAGAGATGAAATATTGAGTTACATAGAGAACATTAATAATCAACTAAATTCAAAATAA